A part of Salvelinus alpinus chromosome 23, SLU_Salpinus.1, whole genome shotgun sequence genomic DNA contains:
- the LOC139550362 gene encoding GRAM domain-containing protein 2B-like: MNMERRRFSLDSSVSLENGGGGGSLGLRRGSRSKKSKEKWKSLEEAQLEIQELGHSLNRSNSLRSETIEEESFHRPDGAVAKNSFVKYNKTFHKLFRDIPTEEKLTHVFTCALQKEVLYHGKLFVSVNYVCFYSSVLLKDTKVEVHVSSVKEVKKQNSALSMLSIRTTDGNKYSFVSLRNRRVCYEILQFVCSQAQLGEQVESGNRSPHFSGENSVDGVDRDIDTISSNSSREDSVERSLPIEAVYSDLPSSADSWVWIVTERVKTLLIRDMRNLNVLLSICLFLAVLLLLSSGYIGLRIVALEEQLSSLGTLPEFSIHLREEQETA; encoded by the exons GTCCCTGGAGAATGGTGGCGGAGGAGGTAGTCTGGGCCTTAGGAGAGGCAGCCGCAGTAAGAAGAGCAAAGAGAAGTGGAAGAGTCTAGAGGAGGCCCAGCTGGAGATCCAGGAGCTGGGACACAGCCTGAACAGGAGCAACTCTCTCAG GTCAGAGACCATAGAGGAGGAGAGCTTCCACCGGCCTGATGGCGCCGTTGCCAAAAAT aGTTTTGTGAAATACAACAAAACCTTCCACAAACTATTCCGAGACATTCCTACAGAGGAGAAACTAACTCATG tgttcaCCTGTGCCCTGCAGAAGGAGGTGTTGTATCATGGGAAGCTATTTGTGTCTGTCAACTACGTATGTTTTTACTCCTCCGTACTCCTCAAGGACACCAAG GTTGAGGTCCATGTGTCCAGCGTAAAGGAAGTGAAGAAGCAGAACTCAGCCCTGTCTATGCTCTCCATCCGTACTACTGATGGAAACAAG TATTCGTTTGTGTCTTTGCGGAACCGGAGAGTGTGTTACGAAATCCTGCAGTTTGTGTGTTCACAAGCACAG CTGGGGGAGCAGGTGGAGAGTGGCAACAGAAGTCCCCACTTCTCAGGAGAGAACAGCGTTGATGGCGTGGATCGGGACATAGACACA ATCTCCAGCAATTCCAGCCGGGAGGACAGTGTGGAGCGGAGCCTTCCTATAGAGGCCGTCTACTCTGACCTGCCCAGCAGCG CTGACTCGTGGGTTTGGATCGTCACTGAAAGGGTTAAAACCCTCCTCATCAGAGATATGCGCAACCTCAATGTCCTCCTATCCATCTGTCTGTTTCT ggcGGTGTTGCTACTACTGTCTTCGGGGTACATCGGTTTGCGGATCGTAGCTCTGGAGGAGCAGCTGAGTTCTCTAGGGACCCTGCCGGAGTTCTCCATACACCTCAGaga GGAACAGGAAACAGCCTGA
- the LOC139550361 gene encoding alpha/beta hydrolase domain-containing protein 17A-like: MNGLSIRELCCLFCCPPCPSRITAKLAFLPPEPTYSMLPDPEATAAAAAGTTPGGAPPSLGAPGLRSRLGGGAGDRGGGGGGGGGEGRWKLHLTERAEFQYTQRELDMTDVFLTRSSRGNRVGCMYIRCAPNARFTVLFSHGNAVDLGQMSSFYIGLGTRINCNIFSYDYSGYGVSTGKPSEKNLYADIDAAWHALRSRYGISPENIILYGQSIGTVPTVDLASRFECAAVVLHSPLTSGMRVAFPDTKKTYCFDAFPNIEKVSKIPSPVLIIHGTEDEVIDFSHGLALFERCPKAVEPLWVEGAGHNDIELYSQYLERLRRFINQDLAAAHA; the protein is encoded by the exons ATGAACGGCCTGTCCATTAGAGAGCTCTGTTGCCTGTTCTGCTGCCCTCCTTGCCCCAGCCGCATCACAGCCAAGCTGGCCTTCCTCCCTCCAGAGCCCACCTACTCCATGCTGCCTGACCCGGAGGCTACAGCTGCAGCAGCAGCCGGGACCACGCCAGGGGGTGCTCCCCCCTCTCTGGGGGCTCCGGGCCTGCGCTCCCGGCTGGGTGGCGGTGCGGGAGACagaggtggtggagggggaggaggtggcgGAGAGGGCAGGTGGAAGCTCCATCTGACAGAGAGGGCAGAGTTCCAGTACACTCAGAGAGAGCTGGACATGACAGACGTGTTCCTGACCAGGTCCAGCCGGGGGAACCGGGTGGGCTGCATGTACATCCGATGTGCCCCCAACgccag gttCACAGTGCTATTCTCCCATGGTAATGCAGTAGATTTGGGTCAGATGAGTAGCTTCTACATTGGCCTAGGCACGCGTATCAACTGCAACATCTTCTCCTACGACTACTCTGGCTACGGTGTCAGCACTGGCAAACCCTCAGAGAAGAACCTCTACGCTGACATTGACGCTGCCTGGCACGCCCTGCGCTCGCG GTATGGTATCAGCCCAGAGAACATCATCCTGTATGGGCAGAGTATTGGCACAGTACCAACAGTGGACCTGGCGTCCAGGTTTGAGTGTGCTGCTGTGGTGCTCCACTCCCCTCTCACCTCTGGCATGAGGGTGGCTTTCCCCGACACCAAGAAGACGTACTGCTTCGACGCCTTTCCcaa CATAGAGAAGGTGTCTAAGATCCCATCCCCGGTGCTGATCATCCACGGGACGGAGGACGAGGTGATAGACTTCTCCCACGGCCTGGCTCTGTTTGAGCGCTGTCCCAAGGCCGTGGAGCCACTCTGGGTGGAGGGGGCGGGACACAACGACATAGAGCTGTACAGCCAGTACCTGGAGAGACTACGACGCTTCATCAACCAAGACCTGGCTGCAGCACACGCCTGA